GTTTATTATAACGTCTTGTCATTGACGTTTTTGACAGATGCATGTTGCGAGAGTAATACTGGACCCTGTACCTACTGTTTTAAGTGTCAGAAGGTATCGACTTGACATctaaatataaagaaaagagtGTTTTTGGTAAATCTTTGCAATGTGCACTGCATTAGTTTCACGATAAATCCCCAAAAAGCTCAGTTGCCAAGTGGTATAGGAACAAAAGTAAGGTGTACACAACGATATCCATACACaaggtaaatatattttttattgagTAATGTACCGTGCAAATATATTTGCTATTCACAAATGTCAAGATTTAacgaagatatatatatatatatacaacaaattgTAACAAAGGGCATAGCattataaaatggaaaataagtTAGGTGtgcaatgaacaaaaaaaacaaacaaaacaaaaacaagagtTCAAGGTGtatgtacaacatatataaagCATATCTGTGAAAGCTCATCCCAGGATTCCCTACCAATTCTTTTCTTTACGACAATAAACAATTCGACAGACCAAGAGCGATCAAAACAAAAGGTCGGGTTATAACAGCAAAGGAAACGTCTGTCAACACTGCTGGAAAACAGGgcaattaaatttaaataggGCTCACATTGTAAACTTACAAGTGTTTACTGTATGAGTCGCCGATATCCCACTcacaataaaaaacaatgacaatgaGATTATTGGAACAATGCAACTctgtacacaaaatataattcttAAGATATGCGTCTAGTGAATCTATTCACTCGCAGAGAAGTAGGATGAAGAGaacaatgacattaaaatattacttttctcACAATTGAATATCACTTCCGTAGAACGAACTAGCAGCCCTACTGTTACATTCGTCTTAAATACAAGCTGTAAGTTTGAAATGAATATTTCTATTGAGGCGAATTTTACAATGCCATTTTATACTtagataaacattttaaaatacgTAAGACTcataaaagttcatttttgaatctcattatatgttttatgttaatACCAGTCTGTGAGAATTTCAGAACTTAAACTAAATAAGGGAATGGAAATTTAAACTGTTACTAAGTTAGGAAAGGCTTTGTGAAATTAGCTCATGGTCTTTACAACCAAGACGACAGGTTTTTACACGTAATACCAAAACAATTCTGTCATTTATACAACGTTATGTATACCAAAAATCTGTAAACGTCATGACGATTCTAACTGCCTCACACTTAGCACGTTGTTTTACATCTGAGACAAAGGGTTTTTACACCTAATACGAAAACAATTCTTTCATTTACATAAAGTTATGTGTTCAGATCATGGCGATCCTAACTGCCTTACAcgtgtgtatatctgtaaaattgtttcaaaacaaATGGAAGTCAGTTTGATTTTTGAGCTTGTCCAGCTATGATGTCTTCTTACACTGAAATGCCTCAAACGTCTTGAGATCTGCTAACGGTGTAGGCTTTCTTGTCCACTCGATGACTTGCGATACGGTCAGAAACCAGACATCGCTGAGTTGAGTTAGTTTCTCTATAAACTCTTGCATTGCATCCAAGGCATGCGGTGTCTGCTTAAACCACGAGGCATGGACAAAAATTCCCAAAGGCGCTCGGTTTTTAGTGTAATGCCGGAGAAAATTGTCTCGAAGGTATCTGAGAGCCATTTTTGTGGTTTTAGTTGGGACACATGAATCTGCCATTGAACATGCCCTACCGTCATTCCCATACAGTCGAGCAACGGGAACCTCCCACAAACCTGGATAGGACTTCTTTGGTCTTGGCTCCACGCTGCTATACTTGCAATCTACCGGGTAGTCAAGAGTGAATGGCCAGACTGGAGAACGTTTGTCTCTCAACAAATGACCAGTGACCATAGAGGAGTCATACAAATAATTGAAGTCCTGTAGAACTTTGTATTGGTTGTCACCTCCAATTTGCAAGAATGGTACTCTCATGCCCTTGATGTCAGCATAAGGAATGCCAGCTTTTATCACAAGTTCCTCTCGCATACCTTCTATTTCGTCCTTAAAATCATTATAGGTGGCTGTTGCCCACCACGAATGGGGGAATCGATAAGACTTACTGTGAGATGCAATCTCGTGGCCCATGTCATACAACTCCTTGACTTTTCCAAAGTCGGTTCCCACCTTGGAAACGAAAAAGGTGGCTTTTATTGGGCATCCGTTGGGATTGGTTCTATCCTTTGTGAAAAGTTTactgaaaaattggaaattttcgTCGTTAACTTTGTCGTCGAAGGTAAGCATTATCATCTGAGGGACTTTCTTAACAGGTAGACCTCCAGGGATGTCTGGTCCAGGACACCGGCATGCTGGCAACTTGCATTTGTCTTTGGGACATTTTGCtgaaaatcagaacaaaaaatacaattaaagcCCAACAGTGTCTCTTAAAGACCAACTTAGAGTTTCACCACATGTGTAAGCATAAAGAGATACAGTATatattctgattggctggtgtgagagataggcatgCCCAGACTATGCCTTGcctaaactgaattttaggcatggtacatttattcaagcatgaccaaggctgcaagatttatcCCAGGAAAAACTCTCTCCCCTGTAACCAATGCGCGTCGATTTTGTATCCCTTCAAGATGGGACACGGCTTTACAACTTATTATAAGGATATTCCGCCTTTTATacgctactatttaagcatgagcagttagaacaaaaccctaaacTAACCAAACTGACAAGGATTTCACCAATCAGATATGATTATTTGCAAACTATAACACCGCCTACCCTGCTTTGGTTTCAATTTCCATAATATTGTCTGtacattattaatatatttaacaaatacAATATGCATGTGAAAATGTAATCGTTAGCGAAGTAATCAAATcaagttttaaaacaatatcCGAAGTGAAATTCCAAAAGACCATTTTCAACAATAGTTCTGGTATTATAACCATTTTGACACGtccaaaattacaaaatatacaccAATGGTCTTATATCTTTGATATAAATGCCATTTCTTTTCCCTGCAAGACAAAGCTTGAGGGACATTTGTCTCTAATCAATAGTCCGACCAATCTTAAAAATGTCAGACCGTTCTTATACCAGTTTGTCGCGAATCAGATCTGAATAGGGCCTATTCTCAACTGTTCGCCAAATCACGTTTTTTCTCCGTATTTTAGGAAGTAGGATTCTTTCTATCCTTTCTTAAACGAAACAGCGATTGCGACTGATACAAAGGCCTTTCTTCGACTCTAGTCAAAAATAAGTTAGTGAACAGGGATACTACTGAAAAGTGCATAAAGTGACATTGCATTTCAGACCACAGATGTGCAGATTACTGTTCTAACATGTGATACTTTGTTCaaaaggccggatttcaccggttttgtgtgtgatcatttgtcgtcgttgctctggttttactctttgctGTAGTATGTTTTTTTGGCGCGTCATAACAACTGGCCCTGACTGAACAATGATAATAAGATGTCCTATTTTTGTAACTTAAGGGAAAAGGGACTAAGTTATCATTGATGAAATGGATGCTGATTACGATATAAAAGTGCCAAATTACTAGAGCTGCAAATTTCTAATTGACTCCTTCAATCTAGACCGATATTATTTGTTTAGAATGTATCGATTTATTCTTACATGTCTGacgtgtaaatgtacaaacacTTTAAATCAACAACGTCTGGCATTCGACTTGCGTCATGAATGCGTGCACATTTAAACTGCGTtattatatttacttgtaaacagattaaaaaaCAGAATATATGGCTTGCGCCACTGTGAAACAATTCTGCAAAATTCTCTCGGCGAGTTTTACACGTAGTTTTGCACATAGATGGAAATCGCCTGCCTTGTTGGATCAAGGTAGTGTATCAGTTACATTCGGTATTAAAAACTGGTCCATTGAATTCATAATTTGGAACATTAACCGTAGATAAGATAATCGGAAATATAAACTTCTTTAAGGTGTGCACCCAAGCCTTCATCTTAACTCAATGTAAACTTAAAAAACCGATTtggttaaaatgtaaaattactCTTTTACCAACTATGAcggaaaaactttaaaaaataaataatagaagGACACACTCAGAAATACATGGGTATTTACGTGTCGCTACGTGCTAACAGGAGcttctattttgttttcagtttcacTGTAGGGTTAAggccatttttgcctggtgttaaAGTCATGTTGTCGAGAGAATAATAGCAATGGGAGTGCCAGAAACAAAAAGTCGACCTTCACTTAGAGCAAGACCGTTGACATTTACAGTTCACGGCGATTGCAACTCAGGTTTACAGGGGTGAACCGAACTGTTCGAGGTGCTCAAGGGAACTTTAAATTGGCCAACAAGGCCACACCATACCCACAAAAGCGATGACGTGTGCGACCACACGTGCTTTCCTTGCAAACATTCTTTGTTTTCCTCACTTTCAGAGAGTTTGTCAATTAAACAGGGATTGAGACGGACACACAATTTGTATCAAGAATATATCGATTTTAACTACACCCAAAATAATCTCAAAATTACAAATCAAAGCTAACAGAGCTATTACAGAATATACAGTTCTCGTTTGCGCTTGTGTGAAAGTTCTGGTCATATAGTTTTATATTTGTGTAGAATGTATAACTGGTCTGAGGGGATTGAAATAATGATTGGCAGAAAAAGCCAGTATTATACCTTGAAAATAGTATAGGCCATAAATATCAAGTATTGGTCATGTATGTTCTTCAGTTAGGCAATACTGTAGATATATTACCCTTCAGTTCCATGTATGTTTTTGATCGACACCTGGAAGGCCTGGTGTAAAGgcaaataattcaaataatgagaataataattataataatgatGAGTGTTTGATGCTTACTTGAAATATGAAGCTCAAGCCGGAGAGTTTGGCTCCTCAGTCTTATACATAAACATAGTATGTGCTTAAATATGAAATGCAACAAATACCGATTCTCCTTGTCTTTGCTTATTCTCATTGGCTTTGCTGAGAATGATGTTTTGAACTTTGAAATGGTTATGACTTGTAAAGCCCCGAGTTTTCATCAAATCATAAATTGTTCATGCTAAATGTTGAACAGTAGGAGGTATTTACATACGCAAATCTGATATTATATTAGTTTTAGGCTAGAAAGATTTT
Above is a window of Liolophura sinensis isolate JHLJ2023 chromosome 7, CUHK_Ljap_v2, whole genome shotgun sequence DNA encoding:
- the LOC135470999 gene encoding chitin deacetylase 7-like; translation: MMRSILVAFFVSTSTVVARLPCGGYENIYVCKEDDPSTFLICTYGYEYEFQCPPGLHFNAKVSICDWPGKASCDLDEEDLEAENMPLYDDEDDDYISWQMATTSAWWPRRMPTTSPWWTQPTTTTAPWWPRPRKTTQSWFQPAWKPKKVTPRPTMKPRHGQLTDNGWRTRKTTAGYDHRLIRGPSDPWAPITTAVEPTQPPWKKRSTPRTPQIVWKERKAVEQNGIEVKSTTPKPTVTEAAENLTVNKAKCPKDKCKLPACRCPGPDIPGGLPVKKVPQMIMLTFDDKVNDENFQFFSKLFTKDRTNPNGCPIKATFFVSKVGTDFGKVKELYDMGHEIASHSKSYRFPHSWWATATYNDFKDEIEGMREELVIKAGIPYADIKGMRVPFLQIGGDNQYKVLQDFNYLYDSSMVTGHLLRDKRSPVWPFTLDYPVDCKYSSVEPRPKKSYPGLWEVPVARLYGNDGRACSMADSCVPTKTTKMALRYLRDNFLRHYTKNRAPLGIFVHASWFKQTPHALDAMQEFIEKLTQLSDVWFLTVSQVIEWTRKPTPLADLKTFEAFQCKKTS